AATAAATTAAAATTGTTAAAACGTTGTGGATTTGGATTTAGAAATTTTAATAATTTTGAAATACGGGCTTTACTCTTGTGGCATTTTCATAACATTTTAGCACACTAAGTACGGAAGAGCCAGACAAAATAGGTCTTATCGGCATAATTTAAAAGAGTGTAGGTCAAGCTTTCGCGTTCTAATGAACTGTTTAAAAATTCGGCGTAAGTTGGGTTAACGCAAGGAAACCCAACATCTTTTTCCACTCACAATCTTATCCATTTCCACCATGAGAATGCGATGATTGGACGGATAGTGCCTTAAAATGGCAATGGAGTGATTCATTTGGGCTTCACGAGTTTCCAGAGTTTTTAAAGCTAAGTTAACCCATGTAACCGGATCTGGCTGTAAAGATATCCGTCCTTTTTCTGCAAGTATGAGTGTTTCCCAAATGCTAATTGGACTTAGCCAAAGTTCAGTGTTAGGATCGGCGATCGCCGTTTGAAGTGGTGGCGATAGGCGTGGGTCGCCCAGTAAATACCAAAGCCAAATGTGCGTATCGAGTAAAAGTTTCATTCTAAAACTTCCCACAGTTCGGCGACAGGAGCAATTAAATCTCCTAATATTTCACCGCTTCCTTTCATTGCACCAAAGGAGGGGCGTGGAGCTTGGGTAGTCGCCGGATAAATAATCACTAATGCTTTTCCTTCATGGATGACGGTTAGAGGGGTTTTGGTACGTTCGACCTCTATAAGTAGAGTCTGGAGGGTTTGGGGTAATTCAGTCGTGGTAATGTGTGCCATTTGTTGACCGTTCACAATCTTATTCTATTTCTACTATAATAATTCGATCATTTAGACGGAGAGCGATCGCTATTTAATCATCTCTGTACTCTACGGTGAAAGAGCAGGACGAACAACGCGAATTAGTTTACCTTGCAAAGATTCTTCTGCTGTAATAGCCGCGTTGATTCGGTTAGCCAGCGCTTCCCAATTGCGATCGCGCTAGCGATGCGTAGCATTAACTTTTTCTCCGAGTTTAATGTCTGTTTTTTTCGCGTATAAGTATATATGCTTAGTAATTATGTACCAAAATCCGATTATTTTTCGGCTCTTTTTTTAAGAGCAGCAAGCAGCTGGGGTTTAACTTCTCTAGCCCATAGGTCAAAGTTAAAACTGTCGTTATTGTCACTAGCTGATGCCTTAACTGACGTTTTGACTGCGGTATTCATTTCACTTTCTCCTTTAACATATATATGTAGCTTCTGTTAATTTTAGATTACTTGTCATATATCTTAAGGCGTAATATTCAGATTTTATGCAGTAACTGCAATGACACCATGCAGAATATCAATAATTACAATTATTGGTTATCATTTAGTTAATCTTTGATTAAAAACATTGATAGTTGGTGACCTTGCTGAGATTAATTTACACCCATATAAAGCGATCGCATTCCCCGTAGAGTTGCAGACTTGCTACTACTGCAACTCTTTTAGTATCTTCTCAGCTTTGGGTGAGGATCTCCACCCCCGCCTCAGTCACAGCCACAGTATGCTCAAACTGGGCAGAGAGTTTTCTATCCTTAGTGACAGCAGTCCACCCATCTTTAAGGATTTCCACCTCCCATGTGCCCTCATTAATCATCGGTTCAATAGTAAAAACCATCCACGGCTTTAGACGCATACCCGTCCCTCGCTTACCGTAGTGGAGGACTTCAGGCGCAGTGTGAAAAACGCGGTGGACACCATGTCCCGCAAAATTCCGCACTACCGAAAAGCCTTGCGACTCAGCGTAC
This DNA window, taken from Argonema galeatum A003/A1, encodes the following:
- a CDS encoding type II toxin-antitoxin system VapC family toxin, whose translation is MKLLLDTHIWLWYLLGDPRLSPPLQTAIADPNTELWLSPISIWETLILAEKGRISLQPDPVTWVNLALKTLETREAQMNHSIAILRHYPSNHRILMVEMDKIVSGKRCWVSLR
- a CDS encoding type II toxin-antitoxin system Phd/YefM family antitoxin, whose protein sequence is MNGQQMAHITTTELPQTLQTLLIEVERTKTPLTVIHEGKALVIIYPATTQAPRPSFGAMKGSGEILGDLIAPVAELWEVLE